In a single window of the Pseudodesulfovibrio profundus genome:
- the proX gene encoding glycine betaine/L-proline ABC transporter substrate-binding protein ProX: MKFTKIILAALCAIMIASTAMAMDMKPGDGVTLRPARATWNTGFFQEALARRGLEELGYDVKKPKDLTNPIAYKTITLGDIDYWCNGNFPLHNPQLPKNFHEKASILSPIIKAGGMQGYLVSKKEVEKFGIKSLEDFKRPEVIKAFDLNGDGKADLTACPPGWGCEKVISKHMEVYDLKDYVKPIKASYEAGMASALGAYKSGKPAFFYTWTPNWTVYKLKPGKDVMWINVPEEGDTEGTVSGIEGAVSDPLRPGFVVYDITVVANKKFLAKNPAAATFLENFTLPLSDVSEQNTRMNEGEKSDKDIAKHVDDWIAKNQDKWNAWLDAARKAAAK, translated from the coding sequence ATGAAATTCACCAAAATCATCCTGGCGGCTCTGTGCGCGATCATGATCGCGTCCACTGCCATGGCCATGGATATGAAGCCCGGCGACGGCGTTACCCTGCGTCCTGCACGCGCCACCTGGAACACCGGTTTCTTCCAGGAAGCCCTTGCCCGTCGTGGTCTTGAAGAGCTTGGCTATGATGTCAAGAAGCCCAAAGACCTGACAAACCCCATCGCCTACAAGACCATCACCCTGGGCGACATCGACTACTGGTGCAACGGCAACTTCCCGCTGCACAACCCTCAGCTGCCCAAGAACTTCCATGAGAAGGCTTCCATTTTGAGCCCGATCATCAAGGCCGGTGGCATGCAGGGATACCTCGTTTCCAAGAAGGAAGTGGAAAAGTTCGGCATCAAGTCTCTCGAAGACTTCAAGCGCCCGGAAGTTATCAAGGCGTTTGACCTCAATGGCGACGGCAAGGCCGATCTGACCGCGTGCCCTCCGGGCTGGGGTTGTGAAAAGGTTATTTCCAAGCACATGGAAGTGTATGACCTCAAGGATTACGTCAAGCCGATCAAGGCTTCCTACGAAGCCGGCATGGCTTCCGCCCTGGGTGCATACAAGTCCGGCAAGCCGGCTTTCTTCTACACCTGGACCCCGAACTGGACCGTGTACAAGCTGAAGCCCGGTAAGGATGTCATGTGGATCAACGTGCCTGAAGAGGGCGACACCGAAGGTACTGTTTCCGGTATCGAAGGTGCTGTTTCCGATCCCCTTCGTCCCGGTTTTGTCGTGTATGACATCACCGTCGTTGCCAACAAGAAGTTCCTTGCCAAGAACCCGGCTGCTGCCACCTTCCTGGAGAACTTCACCCTGCCGCTGTCGGATGTCAGTGAGCAGAACACCCGCATGAACGAAGGTGAAAAGTCCGACAAGGACATCGCCAAGCATGTGGATGACTGGATCGCCAAGAATCAGGACAAGTGGAATGCTTGGCTTGATGCTGCTCGCAAGGCGGCGGCCAAGTAG
- the proX gene encoding glycine betaine/L-proline ABC transporter substrate-binding protein ProX, translated as MRRFLFAVLCIAVMASSAMAMDMKPGKGVTLKPGRATWNTGFFQEALARRGLEELGYTVDKPKDLQNPIFYKSVALGDVDYWVNGWFPMHDSQTPKDFDEKAEKVGYVVKAGGLQGYLVSKKEVEKFGIKSLDDFKRPEVKKAFDSNGDGKADLTACPPGWGCEKTIKHHLDAYDLRDHINPVKASYEAGMAAALGEYKAGKPVFFYTWTPNWTVFKFQPGKDVMWINVPKIIPTEDQKGSEDRMVATGVTGAVTETLSPGFVVADIMVVANKKFLADNPAAATFLKNFKLELVDIAAQNTRMNEGEKSQKDIAKHVDEWIAANQDTWQGWLEAARKAAK; from the coding sequence ATGCGTCGTTTTTTGTTTGCCGTACTTTGTATCGCTGTCATGGCGTCCAGCGCCATGGCCATGGACATGAAACCTGGAAAAGGTGTGACCCTGAAACCCGGTCGCGCCACCTGGAACACCGGCTTCTTCCAGGAAGCTCTGGCCCGTCGTGGTCTGGAGGAACTGGGATATACCGTTGATAAACCCAAGGATCTGCAAAACCCGATTTTTTACAAGTCCGTCGCCCTTGGTGATGTGGACTACTGGGTGAACGGTTGGTTCCCCATGCATGATTCTCAGACCCCCAAGGATTTTGACGAAAAGGCCGAGAAAGTGGGCTACGTCGTCAAGGCCGGTGGTCTGCAGGGTTACCTGGTTTCCAAAAAAGAAGTGGAAAAGTTCGGCATCAAATCCCTTGATGATTTCAAACGACCCGAAGTTAAAAAAGCATTTGATTCCAATGGTGATGGCAAAGCCGATCTGACCGCCTGCCCTCCGGGTTGGGGTTGCGAAAAGACCATCAAACATCACCTCGACGCGTATGACCTGCGTGATCACATCAATCCGGTCAAGGCTTCCTACGAAGCTGGCATGGCCGCAGCTCTGGGTGAGTACAAGGCCGGCAAGCCTGTCTTCTTCTACACCTGGACCCCCAACTGGACCGTCTTCAAGTTCCAGCCCGGCAAGGATGTCATGTGGATCAATGTCCCCAAGATCATCCCCACTGAAGACCAGAAGGGCAGTGAAGATCGCATGGTCGCAACCGGTGTTACCGGTGCTGTCACCGAAACCCTGAGCCCGGGTTTTGTTGTTGCCGACATCATGGTCGTCGCCAACAAGAAATTCCTCGCGGACAATCCCGCAGCAGCCACCTTCCTCAAGAACTTCAAGCTCGAGTTGGTGGATATCGCAGCCCAGAACACCCGCATGAACGAAGGCGAAAAATCCCAGAAGGATATCGCCAAGCATGTGGATGAATGGATCGCAGCCAACCAGGACACCTGGCAGGGCTGGCTCGAAGCCGCTCGCAAGGCTGCCAAGTAG
- the proX gene encoding glycine betaine/L-proline ABC transporter substrate-binding protein ProX: MRRFLLAVLCITIMASSAMAMDLKPGKGVTVQPARATWNTGFFQEALFRRGLEELGYEVDKPKDLQNPIFYKTVALGDVDYWTNGWFPNHNSQLPKDFYEKADTVGYVVKAGGLQGYLVSKEHVEKYNIKTLDDFKRDEVKKAFDKNGDGKADLTACPPGWGCENIITHHMKEYDLDDHINPVKASYEAGMADALGSFKAGEPVFFYTWAPNWTIFKLKPGKDVMWIGVPEIVPTEAQAPAKERMTVSGIDGAVSDPIKLGFVVSDIRLVANKKFMEANPAAKRFMEVFELPLIDINAQNTRMNEGEKTDKHIAKHVDEWIADNQEKWNGWLEAARKAAQ, translated from the coding sequence ATGCGTCGTTTTTTGCTTGCCGTACTTTGTATTACCATCATGGCTTCCAGCGCCATGGCCATGGATCTGAAACCCGGAAAAGGGGTTACGGTTCAGCCCGCTCGTGCCACCTGGAACACCGGCTTCTTTCAGGAAGCACTGTTCCGTCGTGGACTGGAAGAACTTGGATATGAAGTGGATAAGCCAAAAGACCTGCAGAACCCCATTTTCTACAAGACCGTAGCGCTGGGTGATGTGGATTACTGGACTAATGGCTGGTTTCCCAATCACAACAGCCAGTTGCCCAAAGACTTCTACGAAAAGGCTGACACGGTAGGCTATGTGGTCAAGGCCGGTGGTCTTCAGGGATACCTTGTCAGCAAGGAACATGTGGAAAAGTACAACATCAAGACCCTTGATGATTTCAAGCGCGATGAAGTGAAGAAGGCGTTCGATAAAAATGGTGACGGCAAGGCCGACCTGACCGCCTGCCCTCCGGGTTGGGGATGTGAAAATATCATTACCCACCACATGAAGGAGTATGACCTTGATGACCACATCAACCCGGTCAAAGCCTCCTATGAAGCGGGCATGGCTGATGCCCTCGGCTCCTTCAAGGCTGGCGAGCCGGTCTTCTTCTATACCTGGGCTCCCAACTGGACGATCTTCAAGCTGAAGCCCGGCAAGGATGTCATGTGGATCGGTGTCCCGGAAATAGTTCCCACCGAAGCGCAGGCTCCGGCCAAGGAGCGGATGACTGTTTCCGGCATCGATGGTGCGGTATCCGATCCTATCAAGCTGGGATTTGTGGTTTCCGATATCCGTCTTGTCGCCAACAAGAAGTTCATGGAAGCCAATCCGGCTGCCAAGCGCTTCATGGAAGTGTTTGAGCTGCCGTTAATCGACATCAACGCGCAGAATACCCGCATGAATGAAGGCGAGAAGACCGACAAGCACATTGCCAAGCATGTGGATGAGTGGATTGCCGACAATCAGGAAAAATGGAATGGATGGCTTGAGGCTGCCCGCAAGGCCGCCCAATAA